CCCATGGACGCTCGTGACGCACTGCGAGGGCTGGTTCGGCAGCTCCCGGTCATCGGCAAGCCGTATCGCCAGCGCGACGAGCTGCGGGCCATCGAGCGTGAGCTCTGGCAGACGCCCGGCCACTTCTATTCGCCCATCCCGTCGCGGTCGGAGCTCCAGAGCCGCGAGCAAGTCGTCTTCGGGGAGCCGCCCGGTGAGCTGCCGGGCATCCGCCTCAACGAGGCCGGCCAGCGCGCCACGCTGGAACGGCTCGCGGAGCAGCTGCGAGACGAGCCGCAGCTCATCGAGGGGTGGCCCGGGCGGCGCTACTCCTTCGACAACCCCGCCTTCAGCTATTGCGACGCGCTGGTCTGGCACGCGATGCTCCGGCTCCTCCGCCCGAAGCGCGTGATCGAGGTCGGCTCCGGCCACTCGTCCTGCGTGCTGCTCGACACGAACAACAGCCACCTCGACGACTCGGTCGCCTGCACCTTCATC
This sequence is a window from Roseisolibacter agri. Protein-coding genes within it:
- a CDS encoding class I SAM-dependent methyltransferase, whose amino-acid sequence is MDARDALRGLVRQLPVIGKPYRQRDELRAIERELWQTPGHFYSPIPSRSELQSREQVVFGEPPGELPGIRLNEAGQRATLERLAEQLRDEPQLIEGWPGRRYSFDNPAFSYCDALVWHAMLRLLRPKRVIEVGSGHSSCVLLDTNNSHLDDSVACTFIEPYPELLYRLMQPEDRESARVITSNLQDVPIETFTALESGDVLFIDSSHVSKTDSDVNYAFFEILPRLAQGVHVHVHDVFYPFEYPKEWVYQGRAWNEAYLLRAFLQYNHTFEIMLWNSWVERQRRSWLEELMPLALRHAPEASPPTSAQSIWLVRV